CTACGACCCTTTATTAAACTATAGTAAGAGCCCTTGGTCGAGAATTGGTAAAAATCAGCAGACTTCTTTATCTTAAAGGGCTTATAACAGTAAAGGAACTTGTCCACTGTGATAGGACAGCCCCCTTCTAATGCCTCACGCCACAGCACTTGCATTACAACTACCGTCCTCCATCCATTGGGGTTGAGCTGGTTAGGTCCAATACCCAACCTATGAAGAAGATCTTGACAAAAAGGATTTAGGGGAAACCTAAGGCCAGCTAAGAGATAAGAGGTGTATACTCCTAAACCAGAAGAAGGAGAACAACACCATTCTCCTTCCACGGGTAGACGAGGCTTAATCTCTTTAGGGATCTGATACTAAAATGGATGCTACTTCAGGGACACaactataaataatattttcttcctcCTCCTTGTCTTGAGGAGGGCTAGGTGGCTGTTTGGATGAGCTAGCCCCAGATCCAGAAGCCACCCTACGTTGTAATTCTTGGAATTCCTCCAAGGGAATACCAGGAACCCCAGACGAATAGTGCTCATTTGAAGAATTACCACTGGCTGTACTACTTTCACTACTTTCATAACTACCTTCACTCCTAGAAGAAACGTCCTGGTACTCATCTATCTCCTTCTCTAAACTACTACTAGATGAAGACATGACTGAAATGAAGAAAGATTAAGATGAAAACCtaagaaagaagaggaaataCTTGACAGAACTAGGAAGAGGGCTAGATGAGGCTCTTGGACGAGATGGCAGAGAATTTTGAGAGTTGTGAGGGGCAAGAGAGGGAATGCACCTATTTATAGGGCCCAGAAATGGGGTCAACGAAGCGACGCCAACCATTCAAAAGAAGACACATGGCGATCCTTTTGAAAAACGCAATTGACTCGACAGGTCAACCAACAAAGTCGCGACACGTGGCctagactaaaaaaaaaaaatttggttagaACCACGAAGCTATGCATTAAATCCTAATAATGTCTTTGGACGACCATTGAacgagggggcaactgatgggatAGGGATAGTAAAAATTACATCTCATGTTCGTCTGTATGGCTCGTCCATCAGCCTTGAGCCAAATGTTCAAATAGACCGTTTGAGCAAAGGAGTCGTCCACGGGTAAAGCACATGGGCGATTCACATAACACTCTGTGTGTGAACAAAAGAGTCGTCCATGCACAAAGCGCATGGATGACCACATGATACTTAGAAATCCTCAGGTATAGATTCACTCACGTGTGTGGAAGATTCAAGCCACAAAATCTTGGAGCGGTTACCAAAGCCATATTCATCGCCACAGATTCCTCCTAAGTACGTAACTTCCATAAGCAAGTTGTAATTCCTATAGCCGTTGAGGAAGTTATGTCTGGACTCACTAATTTCCACGAATCTTGGGGAAGTTACTAAGCCAATAACCACCCCAAGATTCTCTATATAAGGACCGGTCTGAATCAAATCAAGGTAAGTGTGCTTTCTGAGATTTTACATTCTATAAAGTTGGAATTCCATTTCTTGTGAGAAACTAACTTAGCCATCGGAGTGTGTTTGGTCGGTCCACTCCGGTCCTCTTTTGATTGTGTGTTCATCATTGTAGGCCTTCCACAACCACTAGTAGCCCATCGAAGTCggagcattcagcctactgatcCTGTGCAGCATCAGCCTCAAATTGGGAAGTCGCAAAACTGTTGGCAGCTAGGGGTAAGGGTTGGAATGACCAACTAGTGGAAGCCCTTTTTTTGCCATTTGAAGCACAAAGAATCAAGAGCATTCTAGTACCTGTCATGGACCAGGAGAACAGTGTTACTTGGCCGAGGTGCAAGTCAGGCGCTTACTCAGTAAAAATGGTTATCAAATGTTGTGTGAGACTGAAATGAAGGCCGTACCATCAAGCTCCAATGCTGATGAGGTGAAGTGGTTTTGGAAGTGCATTTGGTGGCTAAAAGTCCCAAACAAGGTCAAGGTGTTCCTTTGGCGAGCTTGCTTAAATGCACTCCCAACAAAGGTGAACTTACAGAGACGAAAAGTGCTGGATAATCGTTTGTGTGAATAGTGCAAGTGCAGGGGAGAAGACGTGCTACACGCAATATGGAATTGTGAAAATCTCCGAGAGGGGTGGGTGCAATCTTTTGCAGAGGTTAGGAGTAAATTCTTGTGCATCGAATCACTGTGCGATCTAGTTAGCATCATAAATGAGGAAGGAAAAAGCTTGGAGGAGTTTGCCATGACTGCGTGGCTGATCTGGATTAGAAGAAATAAACAGAGACTCAGCGAACCAGCCCAATCACTCTCGAAGCTTGCCCAATCCGCCACGGCCCTGTTAGATAAGTTCCAATAGGGGAAGCAACGGAAAGAACCTCAGACAAGGGCTAGACTGGTGCAGTGGCAGCCTCTACCTGTGGGATCAGTGAAAGCAAATTTCAACGGGGCGGTGTTTGGGGAGGAGCAGGAGGGCGGCATTGGGGTGGTTATTTGTAGCAATGAGGGGTAGGTGTTAGCCGCTCTGTTCAAGAAAGTTCCCATGCCAACATTAGTAGAGATCTTGGAAATGTTGGTGGCCCGTAGAGCTGCTTTCTTTGCTTAGGAACTCGGCTTTCGCAAGGTGTGCTTTGAAGGAGATGCAGACCTTGTGGTGAAGAGTTTGCAAGCAGGGAAGGCTTCAAATGTGCTGGTTGGACACTTGGTAAAAGACTTCACATCTATAGTGGGTTATTTTCAATCCTACTCTATCATCCATGTGAGGTGGCAGGGTAATTATGTTGCTCATGCATTAGCTAGGGATGCTAGGTTCACTTTTCCGTTAAGAGTTTGGGGGGAGGTTGTTCCTCCAAACATCTTGAATTATGTTGTAAAAGACTTGgtttagttatatattttcAGCCTGTGTTGGgttgttcctaaaaaaaaaaaaaactaccgcCATTCATTTATCCTTCTCTAAAACCCTCacactatttctctctctctctctctctctccctctctaacgtattttctctctctaaatccTCTCTCTGTGAAAGTTCTCAGTTTGTTCACTCTCTGTTTATTGgttaagcaaagcaaagcaaaaatgGCGTCCGAAGGAGGTAACCTGAAGTCGACCTCCATAAACGTTATGAAGGTGTATAGTTTGGCATCACAGAACCACTTTTGGCTTGACCCTAAGAAGCTTCGAGCTCTTCACAAGGGCAAAAGTAATCTCCTtcccttcttctctctcttttttggcttccctttaattattttgggttaatttgaTTTGGTGAGTAtctgaatttttgtttatatttaagaaaatttgTGAAATTGGACTCTgcctttttgggttttgagaattACTGcgtaattttcattttaagtaattttttttcttaaacccTGAACCCTGGTGTCAATTTGTGAAATATAGACTCTTTGCCTTTGTGGGTTTtgagaatttattttattttattttattttttttgagaatactgAGTATTTTTAACACAGAGAGAGAGGGGAGAATTGTGGGTTTTGAGAATTGCTatgtaatttgcatttatttttgggtttttttttttttttttttttgtttaagttGCCATGATAAAAAATGCATGCTTGCAAAAGCAATATTATTGGGACAAGTTTGTTTGTGAAACATTAGGAAAAGTTCGAAAATATTTGGACTCAGTGACATGCCTAATGCCTAAAGTTGCTTTATACTCTTTGAACTTGTAATgggtattattttttatttaatttttaaaaaatattaaagtagTGAAAGTTTTATTGTAAAGGAAAGAGGGGTgtaggttttaaatttttgaggACGATGATATTTAAAAAGGAACCAAATATGACTTCACATTGTGAATAACTGATCACATATGGGGCAACATAGTGTtcatttatatcatttttgtgagcatttatttatttatgatttacTTTGTATCTTGATCATGGAAAGTTATTACCCCATTATTTAGTACAATCAAAATGATTATTGATGGTGTTgatgttttctttctttatcatttatttGTTAGATTACTCGCAAAGGGTGGACTTGATTCAGGATCTGAGGTTTGAAACTGCAACCACCAAGATTAAGGCAACTCCTGATGGGGAGTTTCTTATAGTGTCAGGTGCTTCACTTATAATCTTTTATGAAGAGAAAACattcttttaaaaaacaaataagaaggAATGGGTCCAAAAAAGCAACAATTTTGCGGTATGCACCAATCATTCTGATTCAGCATTGAAATGTAGGTATATATCCACCACAGGTCAAAGTGTACGAGCTAAGCCAATTATCACTAAAGTTTGAGAGGCACTTGGATTCAGAGATAATTGATTTTCAGGTAATTTACATGCTTGCTAAAGACTATAATTTACCTAGAGATTCTGTTTTGTGAGGCATTTCCAAATATACTCATTCCAAAAAATGCGATGATATTCGGAATCTTTAATGATGGTTCGTTTCTAGTGGTGTAGATGAGGCAAGATCTTGTGCCCATTTGCATGGTCATTGATATGTAGAGTGCAATCTTTTTTCCAATGTTATTATATTTCCCTTTTGAaattcctaaatagtttcagtTCATGCTTTTTATACATTGTGATGGTGTTGACTTCAAGCAGGCCAGCCTAAGTGCTGACTCCTAGGGTAGCTATCCTTTATTTTCTTGCTCTTTAATTTTTGTCTTGCATCGTTCTGGTTTGTCTTCCGGTATCCCAAGTGATATCAAGGTTGGGTCTGGTGGATCACGAGAGATTTCCTTCGTTTCCAGAAGTTCAGTTAAGTACAAGGAAGATGATGAGGACAGAGAACAGCATTGTGGGAAGAAAAGGGGGGGTCCAATCATTGGGGCTTAAGCTGGATAGACCAAGATTTGGAGGCCGAGGAAGggggaggaagaggaagagtaggaggaggaggagggaaTTGTGGCAGAGGTAGAAGAGGAAGAGGCAGAGGCAGTTGATAAATGTGTCTTGAATTTGTCTGTGAATGGTCTCTCAATTCACCTTATAGCATGACCTCGCTGGGTCAATCTGATTATGGTGATCAGACAACGCAAGTTCATGACGTTACGAGCTGCTTAGGTTTCCTATTTAAATTATGAAAGTGTTTTTAAtgttataacaaaaattttcgtAATTCCCCTCTTTTTCCCTCTAGGGGTGAGTATACGGTACTGCGATTTTGATTTTCCATATATATACATTATTATTCTCAGGTCtcaagtgaaaaagaaaaatgagcctTCTTACTATGGTGGCATAAATTTTTgagtttgtttgttgttgtttttagtttgttaatatatatcttttcttCCTCATGACCACGATGGGGTGGCAGGAtatgcatttttgttttttgtttgtttgtttgttttgtcttgttttgttttggctgaGATGTACATGAGTTTGCTTAAGCATGAAGTCTTAAACCCAGAATTGGTATCATTTCAGTTTAGACTAGGCTTAATAATTATTTGGGATAATTATACTCCCTTACCTTGAGATTTGAGAAAACAACAGTGCCATGCTAAGAAAATTAGTTGCTAACTTATGTAATGTGCAGAAAAGTTTTATATAAAGGTGATACAAATATACATATTGTAATCAATTAAAGAATTTTTCTATTATCAAATGAAAAGCAAAACAAATTTAATCAAGATCTTAAAATGTGAAGCATAAAAATATCCATTCGCATATAATATTGTACATAAGTTATGTTagaaatttgataaattttctaaaattcaaattctctcCCTAATATCAAATGTATAGAAAACGtatctaaaaaatttacaagtcaaagaaaaaaaaagagaggctaAAATGCAATTGGACATTCTAAGTTTtatgctttaatttatttttgctcaATTGAGTTATTtaggttttaaatttatttaataaaggtTTTTTTGTCTAATTccgttagatttttttttgttaaaagaaataaggaattacaatttatttttattaattttataaactgttttcaagtgagattttttttttcaaattttttattagttaattgcatatttaatgatatttttttaatggaattggGTGGAAGacatgaattaaataaatttgaaaattctaggACTAAATTAAgtgaaagtaaagttagaggCCAGAAATGAATTCTAGCCATATTTAGAGGGTTCAATTTGCATGTTagccaaaaaattaaactaatacTTTTAAGACCTAAAATACAACAAGTCCATGATTCACCTAAAATACAACAAATCCatgattcaagaaaaaaaaaaaaattatctataataccTAAGATATAGAATATgtatctcaaaattttataaataaaataacacaaaaaggtgaacaaattttaaaaccaaCATCTTACAAAACTATGAttgaaaacatatatatatatatatatatattgtagggtcacgtttttcagccCAGACCCAAGATGCATGAgaccttagaccagtgagcccggtacaatgaatttgtagagagtgggtcaaagagttaggctttagtgtatggacaacaGTTAACACGGTGTTCTTCACGATCAAGCTGAGATGGACCGAGTTTACTAGAGAGGATTGGTCCTCAGAACGgtccgaggagctttttctaGTGCCTCTGGTGTGTTGGGAGGGTTTCAGCCCCCCCTTTTTGTCTCCCTCtcttccctttttatagtagttttcttcctcctgaatggggttcctagggtaggtacttgtcctatcagccattccctccagttgttgggagtggttgtaaaggcagaaaAACATGGCTATGTCAGGCACAAGGCATTGAATGCAATAATGACAGCCTTTCCCCCAGACATTTCCATTTTCTTCGTTGTCATTTTCTGCTTTAGTACTTGTCCTGTTCCGTGGAATGATCTGGAGAGTCACTACCAGTAGCAGGTTGCCCCCTTTGTCCTTGGCTACATCCATGCCGAGGAGGATTCTTCCCATGGCCAAGGAGGGGTTTTTCCTTggactgggcccttggcccaacgTAGACATTGACATGAACCTcctggtcttttacccccccccccccccccacacacacacatatatatattccaGATTTTCTCACCCTTTgtatcaaataagaaaaaaaaaagtataaaacagTTTTAGATCGAAACCCAAAGCCCAACAAAACCATGATTCAaaagtagttaaaaaaaaaaaaaaacataaaaatccaaGTTTTCGCTGCTAAtatccaaaacacaaaaattgtatttcaaaattttataaatcgaagaggaaaaaaaaaaatgaaagaaatactTTTAGGACTCAAAATCCAACAAACtcttgatgaaaaaaaaaaaattttaactttctCTTTGTAATATCCAGAAAAAATgcatctaatttaaaaaaaaaaaaaaaattcaagacagACCTCTTGCAACGTGGAAGTTTTGGATTatgattgattttgtttattCCTAAATATTAGGACATGGTCCTATTTAATTTTCCAACTATAAAACAAAGGTGTTACTGATTATTCAAGTAAAgcactcaaaaagaaaaaattccaCCCCCCAACCCACCCCAAAACCAAGaccaaaacaagaaaagaaaaaaaaggaggtattctaaaatttaaaatgattctCTTTACCAAACTTCAATCATGTTTAGTGAAAATATAACTGATAAAagttagaatgaaaaaaaaaaaaaaaatttcgaacaCCAAAAGACTTGCAATGACTTTTGCACAAGCAAAGACAAATAGGTATTAGTTTTCCaaatttcagttttcagttcTAAGTTTTCAAAGCTTTATTTGGAAAGTTGTAGTTAAGTAAccggaaaattaaaaaagttataatGAAAGATGTATTTACAAACATGTTggaaacttttttatttatttataaaagttaTAAGATGGACCTTATTCAAAGGGCTTGTTAGTTCACAAATTGTGCTTGATCAAACGATTATTATTGGGgttgattgttttttttcccttcaaatttgGGTAAAATATCATTCTTTTAAACTTTAAGGAAGGAGATTGTAATTATTCTAATTATTTTATGTCAAAAGCTGAGTTTGTTTTGGGTCTAATTATTTTGCGTCTAATTATTAAGGAGATCGTAATTGCTTGGATATGTGTCTAATTATTTAATATgttaatttttgtcaatatttTGCTTGGATATGCATACGTCTAGATTTCTCAACATATTATTATTGAGTTTGTTCCAGGTCTCAACTTTAGATATGCGTACGTCTAGATTTCTCAACTTTAATATGTACACATGTCACGTCAACATACCCATCTCCACATTTGGATCTTTTCAAAATCTCATCTAAAAACCCCAACTATTAACTAAGCTCTTTTTGCAGTTAGGTTAATCATATTTGAAAAATCTGGATTTAGACCCCCTAATAActaaaaattagaataattgAACAATTATCAAGttatgccattttttttatgaCCATCAAATTATGACTTATTCCAAACATATTAGCGCAAACAATTTTCTCAACCACAGTTTTATTACCAAATCAACGGACAATAATATTGAAAGTagtaaaagacaaacaaatatggCAATGAAGTGAAAAACTAATGAAGAATCTCTTTAGAGGAAAATCGTTCTTTGGGATCCAGCCTTGTATGATGCGGGGTGGAAGCGACAATAAGCAAAATATgtctatttttaagaaattaaccTCAGATTAATGAAGAGTTTCTCGAATTAACTAGGGTTTCCTTGAATCAACAAGGAGAGATAGTTTGGAATCtaccaaaaaagagagacaaaatgtctgtatttttattaaattgaatctgaattaaaaaaaaaaagaaatgtttatAGACTTAGAGGTCTATTTAAAGGCTCTATAAAACTTGActaacaagaaaatatattcttaaACTAATCCTAATTAATAACCTGCCATACTAAGACCATGATTTaacttaaaaagttaaaagcacctaaaaaaaaataaggaaataataacccaaaacctaaaaatataaaaattacatcaaaaataaaaaattaataaataaaaaaagtttaatagtAGATTTTGTTTAAGGTAGTAAATTCTGTGAAGCTTGATCTCAAGAAAATGTCAAACCCTAATTCCATCTAGAGCCATGAAGTAATGACCATGAAAGAACATGGAAAGCTTGACCCATTGTGATTTTGGAATTTTGATAAACACTTGGTGTACATTGCCAAAAGTAGGAATGAATGTATGTAATGAATCATGAAATACAACCCAAATATATCACCTAACCTCAAATTTGAACTcaaaccatgaatgaaaaataaaaaatgaaacctaaaaatgtataatttggaaaaatcccaaaaatttgcTAACCGTAGAATCTGAAATGTAAGAAGGAAAATAATAAGGGATTACGTAAGGAGATCAAATGGGGAATACATATCctcaataaatttataaatttgcatGGAGGGTACATAAAGGAGATTAAGAAGTATGtcgtgagagagtgagagggcTTGAAATGATCAAAAAGGTCCATATAATGAGTTTAAAACtattcaattttgaaaatttattgacTTCGCTCGAGCAAAACTCAAGTGAAGGTCATGTGAACTCTCAGTGAGAGGTTTGATTAGGTAACACTTAAGTGAGTGTAGCAAACTTTTTGTGTGATATTTGTTGGGAATACATGTGTATGTGAAGTTCCATATTgaataataatgagaaaaatgaatagttaatataacataattaaactttgtGAGAGACTGCAACCCAACCTAAACTTTTTAGATGGTTTTGCATAACCCACATAAATGGGTGGAGTCATGTTTGTGTCTCTCAAGAGTGGAAATTCTATTGATGTTATCATCACTACTAGGTCAAGGATTTTACAATGGCATCGCCACTTATTGTGAGAGATTGCGCCCCTCAGCCCAAACCTTTCAGATTCAAAGTTTTGGCATAACCCACACAAATGGGAGGAGTTGTGTTGGTGCTTCTCAAGATTGGAGGTTCTACTGATTTTATCTAACCTCTTTTACAATAGAATGCCAATAATTTTAATAGAGAAAATAGGAAACtagaattgaaaaaatacatCACTTTTATCGATGAATTGAAAATGTACACCTCTTGATAATAACcagaaaattacatggctttggtcctagatacaatctaaaacaaaagtacatagctttgtttcctagttacaatctagaaattgaaaagtACAAGGAAAACATAATCTACTAATAGTTGATCTAAGTTTGGAGGCTAGCTTACAAGATTAAGAATGTGGCCAATGATCATATCACATCATTCGAATAGTTTATATCATTCAAGAACATGTGATTGTAAAGATTGAAATAAGCATTCAAGAGCATGATGAAACCATATTCTAGGCATGCAAGGAATTGATATTGGATATCATGGTGAATATGTATGTGATAAACTCTAATCTAAGAGCATATGAACTtgttattttaattgaaaaacctATAATATGCAAAACTAAGAATAACCTAGATCTAACATGCTAACAATCAATAACATGTGAAGaacttgaaaataaaacattcttaaatctaaataaaatagggcataataaaaagaaaaggtgcagaAACCTAATTGCATGCACCAATACTCCTAAGCAATCTTGAGAACTCCAAGCAAGAATGCTTCTTTAGAGGGGGATTTGTGAATAGGAAATTGGTAGCTTAAAGCTAGGAGGAGCAAGTTATCCCTTCTAGTGAATTAAGACCAGGAGATCCAAGACACCGAAGACACTTTCCTGCTACTAACTCTAGAGAATAAGGacaaagtgagagagagaaatttcagGGTTTTATCTGAAATTTGGGGTTTCTAGGGTGCCTTCAACTTATACTAGAGATGGGTATTTATAATGAGTGTTTAACACTATGTTTGTTtagaagtaaaatattttcaattgtaaaatattttacatgtaaaaatttttactgtgaaacattttccaatgaaaacattttcaagtaTTTGGTATGACTTACACATTTGAAAATGCAAGCCACCACTAGCCAACCCCAAATGCAAGCACAAATCACCACCAACCACCCAAAAACTAGATGAGAAAGTGGGAAAAAAGACAACCACCACCAAGACCAATCACAAGCTACTAGCCACCACCCAAAAATCTGAGCATTAAACCACCAGTAACCTGCAAATATGACATTAAATTGCCAAATTGGCACAAATACAACCAAACCATccaaaagaaaaccaaaaaaaaaaatttcaagcccaGATTGAAAACTCACAAACCAAAAAACACATATTAGAACTTGAGAACCTTTGCTGGTGGTGAGATTGAAAAAGGTTGGGATGAGAGGAGCCTATCGCCTCTAGTTATGGTGGCAAGTGGCGACGTTTGGGGTTTGGAGGAGCTTTGCCACGgaaacttttgagagagagagagagagagagagagagagagttgtgtAGGTGAAGAAAGCCACCACCACGGTGGTGGTGATGAGACGCCACGAGCGGCAACATAAGGGCAACCAGGGTGGTCGACGTGGTTGATTAGAAGTTAGGGAGGGGGAGAACCAACTGAAAGTGTGTGAGTGTGAGAGacgtaaaatgttttacacttATTTTAAGTGTGACAAATTTTACTTCTACTTGCTTGAATTTTAATGTTtgattgtaaaatattttacagttGACCAGgtttttcaacaaaacaaatatgGTAAAATgcgtaaaatattttacttcgaaaaaaacaGAGTGTAAATTAAAAACGTATGGAGCCAAGTCGAACTGAGTGGGGA
The DNA window shown above is from Quercus lobata isolate SW786 chromosome 7, ValleyOak3.0 Primary Assembly, whole genome shotgun sequence and carries:
- the LOC115954250 gene encoding ribosome biogenesis protein ENP2-like isoform X3; its protein translation is MASEGGNLKSTSINVMKVYSLASQNHFWLDPKKLRALHKGKNYSQRVDLIQDLRFETATTKIKATPDGEFLIVSGIYPPQVKVYELSQLSLKFERHLDSEIIDFQ
- the LOC115954250 gene encoding ribosome biogenesis protein ENP2-like isoform X1 — encoded protein: MASEGGNLKSTSINVMKVYSLASQNHFWLDPKKLRALHKGKNYSQRVDLIQDLRFETATTKIKATPDGEFLIVSGIYPPQVKVYELSQLSLKFERHLDSEIIDFQVIYMLAKDYNLPRDSVL
- the LOC115954250 gene encoding ribosome biogenesis protein ENP2-like isoform X2 translates to MASEGGNLKSTSINVMKVYSLASQNHFWLDPKKLRALHKGKNYSQRVDLIQDLRFETATTKIKATPDGEFLIVSGIYPPQVKVYELSQLSLKFERHLDSEIIDFQKFS